In Eleutherodactylus coqui strain aEleCoq1 chromosome 4, aEleCoq1.hap1, whole genome shotgun sequence, the following are encoded in one genomic region:
- the LOC136625397 gene encoding adenine phosphoribosyltransferase-like — translation MSGVNSSLVHFDLYKSPEKRTRGWYLSLMAPNEKGPNYAWLDPSRLYCHPQALQDCIEDLLQPFTNDQIDLVAGIDAMGFILGAAIASRLGKGFLAIRKAGHLCVTTYSHPYVDYSGREKNMEIRTDAIKPGVRILLVDQWIETGGTMRAATKLVEDQGGVVAGVATICIEDSEGGKWVRENYKSSDCVPDDLRSQFNGHFLESFHDFHK, via the exons ATGTCAG GTGTCAACTCATCACTTGTCCACTTCGACCTGTACAAGAGTCCAGAAAAGAGAACTCGTGGCTGGTATCTATCATTAATGGCTCCTAATGAAAAAGGACCAAACTATGCTTGGCTGGACCCGTCAAGGCTTTACTGCCACCCGCAG GCCCTGCAGGACTGCATCGAAGATCTTCTGCAACCCTTTACAAATGACCAGATCGATCTTGTTGCTGGGATTGACGCCATGGGATTCATTCTAG GAGCCGCTATAGCCTCACGTTTAGGCAAAGGGTTTTTAGCCATCAGGAAAGCGGGTCACCTATGTGTTACGACATATAGCCACCCATATGTTGATTACTCTGGAAGGGAAAAAAACATGGAGATCCGCACTGATGCCATTAAACCAG GTGTGCGCATCTTGTTAGTGGATCAGTGGATTGAGACTGGAGGAACTATGAGAGCTGCCACCAAACTGGTGGAAGATCAAGGTGGGGTTGTTGCAG GAGTTGCTACCATCTGTATTGAGGACAGCGAGGGAGGTAAATGGGTGAGAGAAAACTACAAATCTTCTGACTGCGTTCCTGATGACTTAAGGAGCCAATTTAATGGACACTTCTTGGAGAGCTTCCATGACTTCCATAAATAG